One Chloroflexota bacterium genomic window, GCATAGCAGTGGAGGCAGTGGAGGTTACAGCGCTGGGTGAGGTTCCACACCACCACCGGGCGGCGGTGCCGGGCCGGGCCGTAGCGCAGGGAGTCGCCTGGCATGGGAAGCCCCAGCAGGAGACGGGTTACAGATAGCATCAGGGGACCTCCTTTTGATAGGCCTCGACCAGGGAAAGAAGGACCCGGTCCATCAGCCCGATTACCCGAGGAAAGGCCTCAAGGGCCCTCCTGTTGACCGGCTGGCGGTCCCGAAGCACCTCCAGGGCGCTATCCACAATGCCGCTGCGGTAAAGGGTGAAGACCTCCAGGGCCTCCGGGAGGGGCAGGCCCAGCCCCCCAAGGTGCCGGCCGTATTCCTCCCCCAGGGCCCGGGCCTCTTCCAGCAAGGCCTCCCGGCGGGAGGGGTGGGTAATATGGAGGACAAGGAGCTCAACCAGCCTTCTCCCCCTCTCCCTGAACTGGAGGCGTTGCTCTTCTCCCAGGGCCCCATACCAGGGCCTGGCCAAGAAGTATTGGCGGGCCATCCCCTGCTGGAGGGCGCGTTCTTCTATCCGGGCCACCAGGCCTTTCACTCCCTGGGCCTTGTGATGGCTCCGCAGAAAGGCTTCCAGGTCCGCCTCCTCATACCGGCGGTGGCCACCCGGGGTGACAAAGGCCTTTACCATGCCCTCATCGGTCCAATGACGGAGGGTGGTCTGGCTTACCCCCAGGAACAGACTCGCCTGGCCCAGGGTCAGCCTCTTTCCCCCCTTCATTCTATACCCAGACCGCAGCTCTCAAATACCATAGGAATCTATTAAAATCCGCACAATGTAAACGATTGTAACAGAAAAGGGCGGAGGGTGCAAGGGCCTTTTTGAGGGTTTTAGCGGATGGTCAGCTCTTCCTCCGTGACCCGGCCCTGCCGGATAAAGAAGGCCCGGACCTGGGGGGCCTTGGGGTCCTGGAGGGAGATGATGAAGTACAGGGCGTCGGGCCAGAAGCCCAGCTCGACATCGGTGGCCGAGGGGTGGGCCTGGGTATGGGTATGGGAATGGTAGATGCCCAGAAGCTCCCACCCTTGCTTTTCTATCTCCTGGAGTAGCTGATAGAGCTCTTTGGGGTCCAGGCTGTAGCGTATGGGGCTCTTCAGTGCGTTGCGGGCGGTATAGACCCTCAGGACCTTGTGGTCCTTCCCCGCCAGGAGGCCGCAGCATTCGTCCGGGGCCTCCCGGCGAGCATGGTCTATCATTTCCTGGGCGAAGCCCTTCTCCAAAAGGAACAAGTTAGTTACCCCGCTCAATTATAGCGCGGAAGCAGTTGCCCTGGGACCTCCATCCGGAGGGAATATGGTGGCCACCCGCCTGGCGACCTTGAGCATGGCATTGCCGGTGACGATAGCCTTGGCCGTGAACTTGGGCCTCTGGTAGACCCTGCGCATGGGCTCCACCTTGAACTGACGGTCAATAAAGGCAGTAGCTGGGTTCGCTTCTCCGCAGAATATTTGCCTTGCCAGGCTGTAGCTGCTGGAGACCATGAAATCATGCTTGTCCCCGGGGACCTCTGTGCCCAGCCACAAGCGCCTCACGGTCCCCTTCTCCAGATGGACAAGGACAACCAGTTGGGGGCCGCCATGTATCTCCCTGAGGCTTTGGGGAAGCTCCGTGACCACATATATCAAAATCAGGCTGAAACTCTGCGCCAGTTTCCCAAAGCTCTTGTCGGTGCCTCTGGCGGCCTGGATCGCTCTAACTGCCTCGTGCACCCATTCCGGCGACAGAAAAAGATACTCCTCCTTCATAGCTGTTTTCCCTCCCCTTACACATAGATGACAGAGCTGTCAGCCATGTCTTCTGAGACAAACCTGACCACACTGCGGACCTCGTCCACTTCCTCCACCAACTCACCAAAAACGATGTTGTGCAGGTCCATAGCTGCGGGGCAGGCATAGACCCTGCCTCCCAGCTTCTTGAGGTCATCCAGCAGTTCCGAGACCGGGGAAACGCTGCCCTTCTCAATCCCCGCCTTGACCCGCTCTCTTATCCAGCCTCCGGTTTCATCGCCCAATTCGTCGGTAAGGCCTCTCTTCAGCCGGATAACCGCCCCGTGGCCGAAAAGGACGCGGACGTCCTTACCCATGGCGGCTGCTGCGGCTGCCACGCCCAGGGCGAAGGCAACGCGTTCATATGAGGCGCTGTTGATTATGAAGGCCAGTTTATCCCCGGGTTTCGTCATGAGGCCCGTCTCGGTTGGGTACTATGCCTTCCTGGTCCTGACATTCTGTGCCCATTCCAGCAAAGGCAGCCCCACCTTTCGGACGGCCTCAAAGTGCTTGCCCATCGCCTCAACTTCCGTGCTGGTAAGCCTTTCCGAGAACAGGGTTAGCCCCTCGCATTCAATGGGGTGAGGCAGAATCTCGCTCCGGACCAGAGCCACGACCTTTTTGGCCTCAGCTTCTGTTATCTCACCCTTGCCCAGGATTTGCGCCAGCTGCCTGGCGGCCCGGACGATTCGGTCGTGAACGCCGAAGAGATATTCCTTGTATTCCGGCCCGTAGAACCTCTCCAGGGTGGGGTAGAAACTCTCCTCCTCCCACTGGAAGTGGGGTCCGCCAAGCTTGTCAAGGCGTAGCAGCAACTCCAGGGCTTTGGCGGCGTCACGACGGCTTGCGGCCACAATGATGTCCAGGAGGATGTCTCTCACCTTGGTGTGGTCAGCCTTTAGCTCCGCGATTGCATCCAGTCTTGCCATTGTCCTCTACCTCCCTCTTTCCGTTGTTGACGGAATAGCATGCTCTGAGCGTGTCTTCCGCTTGGCCTCACCTCCTCAGGAATCGCCTCCCCGCTTGATCAAGACGCGGAAAAAGCTGTCCTGGGGGACCACCCGGACAATCCGGTGGCCTTCGCCGGCGGCGGAGCGGGGTACATTGCGGATGGGCTCCCCATCATCCAGCCAGACCTCAATCACATCCCCCGGCTCCAGCTCCTCTAGGGCCAGTTTGGTCTTGACCCAGTTCATGGGGCAGATGCAACCCCTCAGGTCCAGCGTCTTCAAGCTTCCGCCTCCGGGTCCCAGGTGTGGAGCACCCGGTACTCTATCCCTTTTGGCCGGGAGCCGGCGCGGTCCCAGTCTTGGACGGTAGTGAACTCGGGGAGGGCTTCCTTCTTGAGCCTCTCCAGGCCCAGCCGGTCTATGGCGGTGCCGAAGCGCTCCCCCTTCTTGGCGTTCCGCTGGTACCAGGCCACACAGCGCTCTATGACCTTGAAGGTGTCATCATCACTGACGAAGTCGGCCACCCGGTTGGACCAGCGGGGGAAGCGGCCGTGCTTGCCCCCCACATAGACGGCATGGCCCACCCTCCCCACCACCCAGGCCAGGGTGGGACAGCAGTAGACGCACTCCCCGCAGTGGGTACAGCGCTCCTCAATCCACCTGGGCAAGTTGGTCTCCTCATTCATAACCAGGGCTTCCCCCGCCCGGGAGCGGCAGAGCTGGACGCAGAGGGTGCAACCATTGCACAGCTCCGGGATGAGCTTGGGCTCCACCATGCCGTGGAAGCCCAGGTCGTTCTCCTGGGGGTTGGCACAGCCGATGTTGCAGCCAGAATAGGAGACCTTGAACTTGGCGGGGCAATGGATGCCAAAGTATTTCTCGTCAGCCTGGGCCGCCAGGGCAGGGGCATCCACCCTGCCGTAGGGATTAACCCGGCAGCCCTGGCAGGCGGTTACGGCCCTCACCCGGGGGCCGCAGTTGGCCAGCCTCAGGCCCGAGGCCTCTATCTCCTCCTTTATCCGGTCCAGGTCCTCCCCCTTCACATAGGGGACCTCCACGGACTGCTGGAAGGTGAAATGGCAGTAGCCCCGGCCGTATTTCTTGGCCAGCTCCGCCGCCCGGATTAGCTTGTCTGCCTCCAGGTTTCCCCCCGGAACCCTGAGCCGGACCACGAAGTATTCCCGCTCGGTCTGGCGGATAATCCCTGTGGCCTTCAGGCCACGGACATCCAGCGCCTTCAAGCCTTCCTCCTTCTCCTTTTCATTTGCCCTTTGCTGACGACTGGGCAGAGGAGGAGACCTTCAGGGGTCGGGTATGGATGCCGCACTCGCCGCCGCACTTGCTGGTGCCCGCCCAGCGGCCGGCCCGCTCGCTGGCACCGGCGGTAATCCGGGTGCACACCACGCAGCCCAGGGAACGGTAGCCAAGGGCATATAGCGGGTTAACGGGGACCTGGTTGAGGGCGAGATACTGCCATACCTCTCGCTCGTGCCACAGGAGGATGGGATTGAGCTTGATAAGGCCCTTGTCCCGCTCCTCAATTTCCCGGTAGTCGGTGCGGGTGCGTCCTTCCGTGCAGCGCAGCCCGGTTACCCAGCAGGCCACATTCATCTCTTCCAGGGCCCACCGCGTCGGCGTTACCTTGAGGATGTCACAGCAACGGTCCGGGTCAAAGCGATAGAGCTCATCAGGGAGGGGCTCGTCGTTGCGGAAGACCCGGAGTTCGGGGAACCGGGCCACTTCCTCCTCCATGAACCTGACGGTCTCTGGTGGCTTGAAACGGGTGGTAATAATGAACCCGCGGATGTCCGGCGAAACACGCTTGGCCAGGTGCCACACGGCAATGGAGTCCTTGCCCAGGCTATTGGCTACCACCAGGCGGTCGCCAAACTCCTGGTAGGCCTCTCTGATAAGTCCCAGGGAGCGGTCCACCTTCTGGGCGAAGTTGAGATTTTCCACGAGGTACCATAGCTCTTCCGAGCTCAGGTTCTGCATCTTCATTCTTTCTTTCCTCCCCCCGTTGCCAGATAGTTTCTTTCAGGCCAAGAGCCAGCCCACTACTCTCACATTCAAGGCTATGAGGAGCGAGCCCACCAGAAAGGCGAGAGCTTTGGGTGAAATGCCGCGGCAGATATAGGCGGCCAGGGGTGCCACCATGATGCCCCCGGCAGCCAGGGCCAGCACCAGGCCGATGGGGAACTGGTCCAGCCCTATCCTTAGAAGGATGGTGACCGCCACCGTAACAGCCACGAAGAACTCGGCGAGGTTCACTGTGCCTATGGCATGGCGGGGCTGCCCTTTCTCCAGGAGCAGGACGCCTGATGTGGCTATGGGGCCATAGGCGCCACTGAAGCCGTTGACCAGGGCAGCCAGGAACCCTAAGGCGCCCAGCTTGGCCTTGGAATTATTCCTGGCGTTTTCCGCAAGCAACTGCCATTTCCCTCTGGGGCACTGTTTGCATTTTTCACCTTGCGCCTCAGCGCAGGGAACCTGCCAGCGCAGGGCGCGCCAGACAATGAGGAGCCCCATGACCAGCAACAGGACGCTCACCACGGGCTTGGCTGTTTGCGACGATATGGAGGTCAGCAGATAGCCCCCCAGAAAACCGCCTAACACCCCGCTCAATGCCAGGGGCAGAAGCCAGTCCCGGCGCACGTTGCCCAGGCCCCAGTGGGACAGTCCCGAGGCCAGCCCGGTAATAATCTTTGCAGCGTTGACTGTTGCCACTGCCACGGCAGGAGCAAAGCCTGTGGCCACCATCAGGGAAGCGGAGAAGACCCCAAACCCCATGCCCAGGCTACCATCCACCAGCTGGGCCACCGCCCCGATACCAGCCACTCCAAGAAAGACAAGCAGTCCTGTCATCGGCCTGAACCTAGACTCCTGTCTATAACCGAGCCCAGCCCAAGGGTGGCCGCCCTACCCTGCGATGACCCTAGAGCCACCAGCCTGCTCACCGACTTCAGTCCCCCCTCGCTTTGTTTAGTTGATTACTAAACAATCATTGTAGCGGTTTCTGTGGATTTGTCAAGGGGGTATTGTAACGCTTATTAACCGCAGGCCGTGCCTGGAGGCGGGGCTCCGGTTCCTCCAGGGGCTCTGCCGGGGGCTGTCCTGGTGAGCCCCTCTGCCTTCGGGTTTGCGGCCGGGGGGGCTCTATAGTTTATTCGTAAAGGTTAGCTTCCGCTACCACCCGATACGGCGGGCAAGATGGAGACTACATCCCCGTCCTTTAGCTGGGTCTCCAGGCCCTTCAAGAAGCCCGCGTCCTCGTCATTGACGAAGATATTGACGAAGGGCCTCATGCTGCCATCAGGCTCCAGGACCCTCTCCTTGAACCCGGGGTAGTCGGCTTCCAGATTGCTCACGAGTTCCCGCAGGTCCTTTCCTTCCGCATTCACAACCCTGGCCCCTCGCATCAACGGTCTCAGGGGGGTAGCCAGATGAACTTCTATCATTTTCAGCTCCTTTCTGGATTCCCGCAGACGGGACAGTCTGGGTTTCTGCGCACTTTCAAGCGCCGAAATCTCATAAATTGGCCATCAGTGAGCACTAGATTGCCATTGGTTGGTTCGCCTATGCCTGTAATCAGCTTCAATGCCTCCATCGTCTGCAGGCTGGCCACGCTGGCGGGTGTAGCGCCCAGGACAGGGAAGGGCTTGACCTCAGGAGGGAGCGAGGGCAGGAGGCACTGCAGACAGGCTGTCTTGCCGGGCATTACGGTCATCAACCTCGCCTCCAGCCCGTAGATAGCGGCGTGGACAAAGGGAATATTCAGCTCAAAGCAGGCCCGGTTCAGGGCAAATCTCGTCTTGAAATTGTCCATACCGTCCATGACCACATCCGAGCCGCTTATCAGCTCCTTAACGTTAGCCTCCGTTATCTCCACTGTCAGACCCTTGATTTGGATTGTCGGGTTTAGCTGACGCAGTTTTTCCACTGCTGAATCAACCTTATGTCTGCCAATGTCCTTATCCCAGTGGAGGACCTGCCTGTTGAGATTGCTCAGTTCCACCTTGTCCTTGTCAATGAGGATAAGCCTACCTACCCCGGCTGCCGCCAGGTAAATAGATAGGGGGCACCCCAATCCTCCCACACCGGCTACCACTATCGTAGCCGATTTCACCTTCTTCTGCCCCTCTTCCCCCCAACCCGGAATCCTCATCTGCCTATCATAGCGTTGAAGCTCTTCGGGTGTCAGTTGGACCATTACTACTCCCCTTTCTTCTTGCCTGTTGCGCTCCGCGGTCACGTTGGACCTCTTCCCCTTGAAGCCTGAGGTTTTACCACCAGGGCTGGGTCTGGACCCGGGGCTCTATCTCCTCCAGGGGGCGGGTCCAGAGCTGGGTGGAGAGGTATTTCCAGCCCCCGTCGGCCAGGAGGGCCACGATGTTGCCCTTCTCTAGTTGCTGGGCCACCTTGAGGGCGCAGGAGATGACGGCTCCGGAGGAGATGCCGGCGAAGATGCCTTCCCTCTCTGTCAGCTCCCGGGTGGCCCGGATGGACTCCCGGGAGTCCACTATTGTCCTCCTGTCCAGGAGGCTTATGTCCAGGATGGGTGGGATGAAGCCCTCCTCCAGGCTCCTCAGGCCCTCGATGGTGTCCCCGGGGTTGGGGGCCACGGCTATCACCCTGGCCCTGGGGTCATGCTCCTTGAGCCTCCTCCCCACCCCCATGAGGGTGCCGCCGGTGCCCAGCCCGGCCACAAAGACATCCACCTGGGGCAGCTCTTCCAGTATCTCTTCAGCGGTGGTCTCGTAGTGCGCCCGGGGGTTGGCGGGGTTGCCGAACTGGTAGGGCATGAAATACCTGGGGTCCCGTGCCATCTCTTCGGCTATCGCTACGGCCCCGTTGGTCCCCTTGTCGGCCGGGGAGAAGACGATCTCCGTCCCGTAGAGCCGGAGTAGCTCTATCCTCTCCTGGCTCACGTTCTCCGGCAGCACCACCGTGAGCTTATAGCCTTTGCGCCGGGCCAGGAAGGCCAGGGAGATGCCGGTATTGCCGCTGGTGGCCTCCAGGATAGCTCCCCCGGGGGCGAGCTTCCCCTGCTGTTCTGCCTCCTCAAGCATATATCTGGCAATCCGGTCCTTGACGCTTCCGGTGGGATTATTCCCCTCCAGCTTGGCAAAGAGCCTCACCCCCTTCTTCAAGGGGAAGCGGGTGAGCTCCACTAGGGGGGTGTGGCCGATTGCGTCCACGATGTCGCGGTAGGGCATGGCTATTTCCTTCTCCGCTCGGCCGTCTCCCCCAGGGAGACATATTTCTCTCCGCTGTCGGGGAGGATGGTGGCCACCCATTTCCCCGGGCCCAGCCTCTTGGCCACCTGGAGGGCGGCGAAGACATTGGCCCCGGAGGAGGGGCCCACGAGCAGGCCCTCCTTTCTGGCCAGGGAGGAGGCCATCTCCTGGGCCTCCTGGTCGCCCACGGCGATGACCTCGTCCAGGATATTCCGGTCCAGGATAGGGGGGACAAAGCTGGCCCCCAGGCCGGGGATGCCGTGGGGGCCGGCCTTCCCCTGAGAGAGGAGGGGAGAGCGGGCGGGCTCCACCCCGATTATCCGCACCCCCTTCAGCTCCTTCTTCAGCACCTGGCCCACCCCGGTGATGGTGCCGCCCGTGCCGATGCCAGCCACAAAGGCGTCTATTCTTCCCCGGGTGGCTCGCAGCAACTCCCGGGCGGTGGAGTGGTGGGCCTGGGGGTTGAGGGGGTTTTCAAAGGCCTTTATCCCGAGGTAGCTGGGATTGTCACCCAGGAGCTCCCCGGCCACCCGCCCCGCACCTGCCATCCCCTCGGCAGCGGGGGTGAGGACCACCTCGGCCCCCAGATAGAGGAGGAGGCGGCGAAGGGAGGGGTTGGCCCCCTCGGGCATGACGATGATGATGCGCAGGCCCTTGGCCCCCCCCACCAGGGCCAGGGAGAGTCCCAGGTTCCCCGCTGTGGCCTCCACAGCGGTATCGCCGGGCCGTAGCCGGCCCCGGGCAAAGGCCTCCTCCAGGATGAACTTGGCGACCCGGTCCTTGATGCTGCCGCTGGGGTTCCGGGACTCCAGCTTGGCCAGGACAATGGCGGGGGGGGCCAGACGGGAGAGGCGGAGGAGGGGGGTCGAGCCGATGAGGTCCAGGAGGCCAGTCTGTGCTCTCATCGAGCGAATTTGTTCATGTGGACTAGATATAGTACATTCCGCCCTCATGGCGGCGCTCCTGCTGGTGGGCCATCTCCCCGATGGAGATTGCGGCCAGGAGCTTCTGGGTGGCCTCATCTATTTGACGCCACACGTCCCTCTGGACACAGAGGGTTGCCTGGACGCAGTCGGAGGGCTGCTCCAGGCAGCGGAGGGACGGGGGGTTGCCCAGGGCCGCCATGACCTCGGCCACGGAGACCTGGGAGGGGTCCCGGGCCAGGACATGGCCCCCCTGCGGCCCCCTCTTGGAGGCGATAAACCCCGCCTTTCGGAGGACGGTCAATATCTGGTCCAGGTAGGGCTCGGGTATGCCCTGGCGCTGGGCAATATCACTGGTCTGGGCCACCCCTTCCGCCTGGGCCAGGTCCACCAGCACCCTTATCCCGTAGTCCACCCGCATGCTTACCTTCATGCCCCACCCCTTTGATTGTTTAGTTTACTACTAAACTTTCTGGTGAATTATAGGCCCTGGGGGGAAATCCGTCAATGGGGTCCCGGGGGAAGGTTTACGGGGCCTGGGGAAAAGGGTATAATTCAGGGCAGTGGAACCGCTGCATGAAGCCTGCGGTGTCTTCGGCATCTTTGCCCCCGGGGAAGATGTAGCGCGGCTTACATATTTTGCCCTCTTTGCCCTCCAGCACCGGGGCCAGGAATCGGCGGGGGTCGCCACCACCGACGGACAGGAGATAAGGGTGGCCACCGGGATGGGGCTGGTCTCCCAGGTCTTTAGGGAGGAGTCCCTGGCCCCCCTCAAGGGCCATATGGCTATAGGCCACACCCGTTATTCCACCATGGGCTCCTGCCGCCCCGATAATGCCCAGCCCCTCCTGGTAGAGGGGCCTCTGGGCCCCCTGGCCCTGGGGCACAACGGCAATCTGGTCAATGCGGAATACCTGCGCCGGGAGCTGGAGGCGGCGGGCCGCACCTTTCGCACCTCCACCGATTCCGAGGTCATCGCCCATCTTGTCCAGTCGGCCCCGGACGGGAACTGGCCCGAGAAGGTCCGCTATGCCATGCGGCGGCTGGAGGGGGCCTATTCCCTGGTCCTCCTCACCCGGGACTGTCTGATGGCGGCAAGGGACCCGATGGGGGTGAGGCCCCTCTGCCTGGGGAGGGTGAACGGGGGCTGGGCGGTGGCCTCCGAGTCCTGCGCCCTGGACCATATCGGGGGCCGTTTCGTCCGGGAGGTGGAGCCGGGAGAAATCGTACTCATCCGTGGGGGGGAATTGGAGAGCTATAGGGAGCCCTCCCCTCGCCGTGCCCTGTGCATCTTTGAATTTATCTACTTCGCCCGCCCCGACAGCCTCATCCAGGGGCGGCTTTTGCATCTGGCCCGCCAGCGGATGGGGGTGGGGCTGGCCCGGGAGCACCCCGTGGAGGCGGACCTGGTGATGGGGGTGCCTGACTCATCGATTGCCGCAGCCATCGGCTATGCCCGGGAGTCGGGGATACCCTTCACCGAAGGCCTCCTCAAAAACCGCTATGTAGGCCGCACTTTCATTGAGCCCGACCAGCGGCTGAGGGAGTTGGGGGTGAAGCTGAAGTTCAACCCCCTCCCCGAGGTCCTGGAGGGAAAGCGGCTGGTGGTGGTGGACGACAGCATTGTCCGGGGGACCACCACCCCCCGGGTGGTGGCTTTGCTCCGGCGGGCGGGGGTAAAGGAGGTGCATCTGCGCATCTGCGCTCCACCCATCCGCTACCCCTGTTTCTTCGGCGTGGACATGGCCCGCCGCTTTGAGCTCATCGCCGCCCAGAAGACCATCCCCCAGATATGCCAGCAGTTAGGGGCGGACTCCCTGGGATACCTCTCCATTGAGGGACTCCTCCGGGCGGTGGACCTGCCCCGGGAGATGTTCTGCCTGGCCTGTTTCACCGGGGAATATCCTATCCCGGTCCAGATGGAGATGGACAAGCTGGCCCTGGAGACTCTGGAGACAGGAAGGCGTTGAGCGAGAGTTACGCCTCGGCCGGGGTGGACATCCCGGCGGCCGGCAGGCTCAAGAAGTTCATGGCCCGGCTGGCCCCCACTACCTTTGGCCCCCAGGTGCTTGCTGGGCCAGGCCCTTTCGCCGGACTCTTTGCCCTCCGCGGCTTCAGGGAACCGGTCCTGGTGGCCAGCTGTGACGGGGTGGGGACCAAGGTGAAGGTAGCTTCCCTTCTGGACCGCTACGATACCCTGGGCTACGACCTGGTCCACCACTCGGTGAACGATATCCTCACCCTGGGGGCGGAGCCCCTCTTTCTCCTGGACTACATCGCCATGGGGAAGCTGGAGCCGGCCAGGATTGAGAGGCTCTTCCAGGGCCTAGTGGCGGCCTGCAAAGGGGTGGGGGTGGCCCTCCTGGGCGGGGAGACCGCGGAGATGCCGGGGGTCTATCAGGAGGGGGAGATGGACCTGGTGGGCTTTATCCTGGGGGTGGTGGAAAGGGACAGGGTTATCTCCGGCCGGGATATCCGGGCCGGAGACTGGCTCCTGGGCCTGGCCTCCTCGGGCCTCCATACCAACGGCTACTCTCTGGCCCGGAAGGTCTTCCGGCTGGAGGAGGAGCCAGCGGTGCTGAGAAAGGCCTTTCCCCCGCTGGAGCGGACCCTGGGGGAGGCCCTCCTGGAGCCCCACCGCTGCTATTATGACAGCCTGAAATCTTTGCTCCCCCGCGTGAAGGCCCTGGCCCACATTACGGGGGGTGGTTTTGAGGGAAACATCCCCCGGGTATTGCCTCGGGGGCTGGGGGCCAGGATAATAGGGGGGAGCTGGGAGGTGCCGGCCATCTTCGGCCTTATCCAGAGACAGGGCGCGGTGCCGGAGGCGGAGATGTACCGGGTCTTCAATATGGGGGTGGGGATGGTGGTGGTGGCCTCCCCGGAGGAAGGTCCCTCTCTCCTCCAGTCCATCCCCGGGGCCAGGCACATTGGGGAGATTATTGCCGGGAAGGGAGTTGAGATAGTTTGAGAGCCATTGTCTCGGTCCACAACAAGGAAGGCGTCGGCCCCTTCGCTCAGGCCCTTCAGGGGCTGGGCTGGGAGGTCTTCAGCACGGGGGGGACGAAGAAGGCCCTGGAGGAGGCCGGGGTGAAGGTGAAGTCCATCTCAGACATCACCGGCTTCCCTGAGATCCTGGACGGGCGGGTGAAGACATTACACCCTAATGTTCACGGGGGCATCCTGGCCCGCCGTGACCTTTCCCGCCACCGGGAAGAACTCAAGAAGCAGGCCATTGAGCCCATTGACCTGGTGGCGGTCAACCTCTACCCCTTCCGGGAGACCGTGGCCCGGGGGGCAGGGCTTGAGGAGGCCCTGGAGAACATTGACATCGGGGGCCCCACCATGCTCCGGGCGGCGGCCAAGAACTTCCCCCATGTCCTGGTGGTGGTGGACCCGCGGGACTACGAGGAGGTCCTGGGGCTGTTGAGGCAGGGGGAGGTCCCCCTGGAAGTAAGGCGGCGCCTGGCCCAGAAGGCGTTTCAGCACGTGGCCGCCTATGATGCCGCCATCGCCGGCTATCTCAGGGTGGAGGGGGGCTTTCCCCAGGAGCTGGTCCTCTCCTTCCGTAAGCTTGCCGACCTGCGCTACGGGGAGAACCCCCACCAGAGGGCGGCCTTCTACGCAGATGAGAGGCCCCTTCCCCCATCCCTGGCCCTGGCCAGAAAGCTGGGGGGAAAGGAGCTTTCCTATAACAACATCCTGGACCTGGACTCGGCCCTGGCGGTGGTGAGGGAGTTTGCCGAGCCGGCCTGCGCAGTTATCAAGCATAATAACCCCTGCGGGCTGGCTGTCCACCCGGACCTGGCCGAGGCCTACAGGAGGGCCCTGGCCGGGGACCCGGTGGCAGCCTTCGGGGGGGTCGTGGCCCTGAACCGCCCCCTGGACCTGGCCACTGCCCAGGAGATGGACAAGACCCACTATGACGGCGTCCTGGCCCCGGACCTCGACCCCCAGGCCCTCGCCCTGCTGGGGCGGAAGAAGGACCTCATCATCCTGGCGGTGGGACCCATTTCCCCGGACGGCGCGGGCTGGGAGCTGAAGAAGGTGTCGGGGGGCCTTCTCGTCCAGGGCCAGGACGGTTTCCTGCCGGAGGAGTTCCGGCCCCGGACGGTGAGCCGCCGCCCCCCAACCCCCCAGGAAATGGAGGACCTCTTCTTTGCCTGGAGGGCCGTAAAGCATATCAAGTCAAATGCCATCGTCCTGGCCCGGGGCCGGGCCCTGGTGGGAATGGGGGCGGGCCAACCCAGCCGGGTGGTGAGCGTGAAGATAGCCCTGGAAAAGGCGGGGGAGAGGGCCAGGG contains:
- a CDS encoding helix-turn-helix domain-containing protein, whose translation is MKGGKRLTLGQASLFLGVSQTTLRHWTDEGMVKAFVTPGGHRRYEEADLEAFLRSHHKAQGVKGLVARIEERALQQGMARQYFLARPWYGALGEEQRLQFRERGRRLVELLVLHITHPSRREALLEEARALGEEYGRHLGGLGLPLPEALEVFTLYRSGIVDSALEVLRDRQPVNRRALEAFPRVIGLMDRVLLSLVEAYQKEVP
- a CDS encoding M67 family metallopeptidase — translated: MIDHARREAPDECCGLLAGKDHKVLRVYTARNALKSPIRYSLDPKELYQLLQEIEKQGWELLGIYHSHTHTQAHPSATDVELGFWPDALYFIISLQDPKAPQVRAFFIRQGRVTEEELTIR
- a CDS encoding DsrE family protein; this translates as MTKPGDKLAFIINSASYERVAFALGVAAAAAAMGKDVRVLFGHGAVIRLKRGLTDELGDETGGWIRERVKAGIEKGSVSPVSELLDDLKKLGGRVYACPAAMDLHNIVFGELVEEVDEVRSVVRFVSEDMADSSVIYV
- a CDS encoding hemerythrin domain-containing protein; the encoded protein is MARLDAIAELKADHTKVRDILLDIIVAASRRDAAKALELLLRLDKLGGPHFQWEEESFYPTLERFYGPEYKEYLFGVHDRIVRAARQLAQILGKGEITEAEAKKVVALVRSEILPHPIECEGLTLFSERLTSTEVEAMGKHFEAVRKVGLPLLEWAQNVRTRKA
- a CDS encoding sulfurtransferase TusA family protein, with translation MKTLDLRGCICPMNWVKTKLALEELEPGDVIEVWLDDGEPIRNVPRSAAGEGHRIVRVVPQDSFFRVLIKRGGDS
- a CDS encoding sulfite reductase, with the protein product MKALDVRGLKATGIIRQTEREYFVVRLRVPGGNLEADKLIRAAELAKKYGRGYCHFTFQQSVEVPYVKGEDLDRIKEEIEASGLRLANCGPRVRAVTACQGCRVNPYGRVDAPALAAQADEKYFGIHCPAKFKVSYSGCNIGCANPQENDLGFHGMVEPKLIPELCNGCTLCVQLCRSRAGEALVMNEETNLPRWIEERCTHCGECVYCCPTLAWVVGRVGHAVYVGGKHGRFPRWSNRVADFVSDDDTFKVIERCVAWYQRNAKKGERFGTAIDRLGLERLKKEALPEFTTVQDWDRAGSRPKGIEYRVLHTWDPEAEA
- a CDS encoding phosphoadenylyl-sulfate reductase, whose amino-acid sequence is MQNLSSEELWYLVENLNFAQKVDRSLGLIREAYQEFGDRLVVANSLGKDSIAVWHLAKRVSPDIRGFIITTRFKPPETVRFMEEEVARFPELRVFRNDEPLPDELYRFDPDRCCDILKVTPTRWALEEMNVACWVTGLRCTEGRTRTDYREIEERDKGLIKLNPILLWHEREVWQYLALNQVPVNPLYALGYRSLGCVVCTRITAGASERAGRWAGTSKCGGECGIHTRPLKVSSSAQSSAKGK
- a CDS encoding sulfite exporter TauE/SafE family protein; amino-acid sequence: MTGLLVFLGVAGIGAVAQLVDGSLGMGFGVFSASLMVATGFAPAVAVATVNAAKIITGLASGLSHWGLGNVRRDWLLPLALSGVLGGFLGGYLLTSISSQTAKPVVSVLLLVMGLLIVWRALRWQVPCAEAQGEKCKQCPRGKWQLLAENARNNSKAKLGALGFLAALVNGFSGAYGPIATSGVLLLEKGQPRHAIGTVNLAEFFVAVTVAVTILLRIGLDQFPIGLVLALAAGGIMVAPLAAYICRGISPKALAFLVGSLLIALNVRVVGWLLA
- a CDS encoding MoaD family protein encodes the protein MIEVHLATPLRPLMRGARVVNAEGKDLRELVSNLEADYPGFKERVLEPDGSMRPFVNIFVNDEDAGFLKGLETQLKDGDVVSILPAVSGGSGS
- a CDS encoding HesA/MoeB/ThiF family protein; amino-acid sequence: MVQLTPEELQRYDRQMRIPGWGEEGQKKVKSATIVVAGVGGLGCPLSIYLAAAGVGRLILIDKDKVELSNLNRQVLHWDKDIGRHKVDSAVEKLRQLNPTIQIKGLTVEITEANVKELISGSDVVMDGMDNFKTRFALNRACFELNIPFVHAAIYGLEARLMTVMPGKTACLQCLLPSLPPEVKPFPVLGATPASVASLQTMEALKLITGIGEPTNGNLVLTDGQFMRFRRLKVRRNPDCPVCGNPERS
- a CDS encoding cysteine synthase family protein, which encodes MPYRDIVDAIGHTPLVELTRFPLKKGVRLFAKLEGNNPTGSVKDRIARYMLEEAEQQGKLAPGGAILEATSGNTGISLAFLARRKGYKLTVVLPENVSQERIELLRLYGTEIVFSPADKGTNGAVAIAEEMARDPRYFMPYQFGNPANPRAHYETTAEEILEELPQVDVFVAGLGTGGTLMGVGRRLKEHDPRARVIAVAPNPGDTIEGLRSLEEGFIPPILDISLLDRRTIVDSRESIRATRELTEREGIFAGISSGAVISCALKVAQQLEKGNIVALLADGGWKYLSTQLWTRPLEEIEPRVQTQPWW